A part of Streptococcus porcinus genomic DNA contains:
- a CDS encoding ABC transporter substrate-binding protein, whose translation MRKLYSFVAGVLVIIVVLAGLSFAIQKKTGSANQADKLVIYNWGDYIDPALLKKFTKETGIQVQYETFDSNEAMYTKIKQGGTTYDIAVPSDYTIDKMIKENLLVKLDKSKLKGMDAIGKEFLGKSFDPKNDYSIPYFWGTVGIVYNDQQVKHAPKHWEDLWRPEYKDKIMLIDGAREMLGIGLTTFGNSVNSKNMNQLKAAEKRLQSLTPNIKAIVADEMKGYMIQGDAAIGVTFSGEASEMLANNKHLHYVVPTEGSNLWFDNLVLPKTMKHEKEAYAFLNFINEPKNAAQNAEYIGYATPNTKAKAILPKEIKEDPAFYPTNETIKKLEVYDNLGNYWLGVYNDLYLQFKMYRK comes from the coding sequence ATGCGTAAATTGTATTCTTTTGTTGCAGGGGTATTGGTTATTATTGTTGTCCTAGCTGGGCTTTCTTTTGCTATTCAGAAAAAAACAGGGTCTGCTAATCAAGCAGATAAATTAGTCATTTACAACTGGGGTGATTATATTGATCCTGCTTTGCTGAAAAAATTTACAAAGGAAACTGGTATTCAAGTGCAGTACGAAACCTTTGATTCAAACGAGGCCATGTACACCAAAATAAAACAGGGTGGTACAACCTATGATATTGCTGTGCCAAGTGATTACACCATAGACAAAATGATTAAAGAAAATCTTTTAGTCAAATTGGATAAAAGTAAACTAAAAGGGATGGATGCGATAGGTAAGGAGTTCTTAGGGAAAAGTTTTGATCCTAAAAATGATTACTCAATTCCCTATTTTTGGGGGACGGTCGGTATTGTGTACAATGACCAACAAGTAAAACATGCTCCCAAGCATTGGGAGGATTTATGGCGTCCTGAATACAAAGATAAAATCATGTTGATTGATGGGGCGAGAGAGATGCTGGGAATAGGTTTGACCACATTTGGCAATAGTGTCAACTCTAAAAATATGAACCAATTAAAAGCAGCAGAAAAACGACTTCAATCATTAACACCAAATATCAAAGCTATTGTTGCCGATGAAATGAAAGGTTATATGATTCAAGGAGATGCTGCTATCGGAGTCACTTTCTCAGGCGAAGCAAGTGAGATGCTTGCTAATAATAAGCATTTACACTATGTTGTTCCTACAGAAGGTTCAAACCTCTGGTTTGATAATTTGGTCTTACCAAAAACAATGAAACATGAAAAAGAAGCTTATGCCTTTTTAAATTTTATCAATGAACCTAAGAACGCTGCTCAAAATGCAGAATATATCGGCTATGCTACTCCAAATACCAAGGCTAAAGCTATCTTACCAAAAGAGATAAAAGAAGATCCTGCTTTTTACCCAACAAATGAAACCATTAAGAAACTAGAAGTTTACGACAACTTAGGAAATTATTGGTTAGGAGTCTATAATGATCTCTATCTGCAATTTAAAATGTACCGCAAATAA
- a CDS encoding ABC transporter permease translates to MKKFVPIYLTFTFVLLYVPILYLIFYSFNKGGDMNGFTGVTLEHYRTLFADSRLMSILLQTFVLAFSSALIATFIGTFGAIFIHHAKKRFQNSLLSANNVLMVSPDVMIGASFLILFTTLKFQLGAFSVLLSHIAFSIPIVVLMVLPRLKEMNQDMINAAYDLGASQFQMMKEVMLPFLTPGIIAGYFMAFTYSLDDFAVTFFLTGNGFTTLSVEIYSRARRGISLDINALSTIVFFVSILLVMGYYYISLDKEDKHA, encoded by the coding sequence ATGAAAAAATTTGTTCCAATTTATTTAACTTTCACTTTTGTACTTCTCTACGTTCCGATTTTATATCTCATTTTTTATTCTTTTAATAAAGGAGGAGACATGAATGGGTTTACTGGGGTAACATTGGAACATTATCGGACGCTTTTTGCTGATAGTCGACTGATGTCAATTCTCTTGCAAACCTTTGTCTTAGCATTTTCAAGTGCTCTGATTGCAACCTTCATCGGTACTTTTGGTGCTATATTCATTCATCATGCTAAAAAGAGATTCCAGAATTCGCTCCTATCTGCCAATAATGTTCTCATGGTTTCACCAGATGTTATGATTGGCGCATCATTTTTAATACTTTTTACAACTTTGAAGTTTCAATTAGGCGCTTTTTCTGTCCTCTTAAGTCACATTGCCTTCTCAATTCCAATTGTCGTTTTGATGGTCTTACCACGACTTAAAGAAATGAATCAAGATATGATTAATGCAGCCTATGATTTGGGAGCTAGTCAATTTCAGATGATGAAAGAAGTTATGTTGCCTTTCTTAACACCTGGTATTATTGCTGGATACTTTATGGCTTTTACGTATTCATTAGATGATTTTGCAGTTACTTTCTTTTTAACAGGTAATGGTTTTACTACGCTTTCTGTAGAAATTTATTCGCGCGCTCGGCGAGGGATTTCACTTGATATCAATGCTCTCTCAACGATTGTCTTTTTTGTCTCAATACTTTTGGTAATGGGCTATTATTATATCTCACTTGATAAGGAGGACAAGCATGCGTAA
- a CDS encoding ABC transporter permease, which produces MKKTSKSYSIPYFLWIFLFVLAPVALLFYKSFFDIQGHLTLANYQIFFSSWTYLRMVFNSIVYAGIITIVTLLLSYPAAYCLTKLKHRQLWLMLIILPTWVNLLLKAYAFMGIFGQQGGINAFLTFVGIGPKQILFTDFSFIFVASYIELPFMILPIFNALDDIDGNVINASRDLGANEVQTFSRVIFPLSMSGVRAGVQSVFIPSLSLFMLTRLIGGNRVITLGTAIEQHFLTTQNWGMGSTIGVVLIFTMLVIMWVTKEKSQ; this is translated from the coding sequence ATGAAGAAAACCTCTAAGTCTTACTCGATTCCCTATTTTCTTTGGATTTTTCTTTTTGTTCTAGCACCAGTTGCTCTCTTATTTTACAAATCTTTTTTTGATATCCAAGGTCATCTTACTCTTGCTAACTATCAGATTTTTTTCAGTTCCTGGACTTATCTACGTATGGTTTTTAATTCCATTGTTTATGCAGGAATTATTACGATAGTCACTCTTTTGTTATCTTATCCAGCAGCCTATTGCTTAACTAAGCTTAAGCATCGGCAACTGTGGTTAATGTTAATTATTTTACCAACTTGGGTTAATCTCTTATTAAAAGCTTATGCCTTTATGGGGATTTTTGGTCAGCAAGGTGGAATTAATGCCTTTTTGACTTTTGTTGGAATTGGTCCTAAGCAAATTCTATTTACAGATTTTTCCTTTATTTTTGTAGCTTCATATATTGAACTTCCTTTTATGATATTGCCGATCTTTAATGCTTTAGATGATATAGATGGAAATGTTATAAATGCTAGTCGCGATTTAGGGGCAAATGAAGTTCAAACTTTTTCGCGTGTCATCTTTCCTTTGTCAATGAGTGGTGTACGTGCAGGTGTACAGTCTGTTTTCATTCCAAGTTTGAGTCTTTTCATGCTAACACGCCTCATTGGTGGAAACCGTGTCATCACTCTTGGAACGGCCATTGAGCAGCACTTCCTAACTACGCAAAATTGGGGAATGGGTTCTACTATTGGTGTGGTTCTCATTTTTACCATGCTTGTCATTATGTGGGTAACAAAGGAGAAAAGCCAATGA
- a CDS encoding ABC transporter ATP-binding protein: MTKPIITFKNVSKTFEDNGTQVLKNINFELEEGKFYTLLGASGSGKSTILNIIAGLIDASSGDIFLDGKRINDVPISKRDVHTVFQNYALFPHMNVFDNVAFALKLKNVPKVEIAKRVQETLKMVQLEGFEKRPIQKLSGGQRQRVAIARAIINQPRVVLLDEPLSALDLKLRTEMQYELRELQQRLGITFVFVTHDQEEALAMSDWIFVMNDGEIVQSGTPVDIYDEPINHFVANFIGESNIINGTMIEDYLVSFNGKTFESVDGGMRPNEPVEVVIRPEDLQITLPEEGKLQVKVDTQLFRGVHYEIIAYDELGNEWMIHSTRKAIEGEIIGLSFTPEDIHIMRLNETEEEFDARIEEYVDTDEQEEGLINAIEEERNEENL; the protein is encoded by the coding sequence TTGACTAAGCCAATTATCACATTTAAAAATGTTTCTAAAACATTTGAAGACAATGGTACTCAGGTACTAAAAAATATTAATTTTGAACTTGAAGAGGGTAAATTTTATACTCTTTTAGGTGCATCCGGTTCAGGGAAATCTACTATTCTGAATATTATTGCTGGACTTATTGATGCAAGCAGTGGTGATATTTTTCTTGATGGAAAACGGATTAATGATGTTCCCATCAGTAAACGAGATGTTCATACTGTATTCCAAAATTATGCCCTCTTTCCCCATATGAATGTTTTTGATAACGTGGCTTTTGCCTTAAAATTAAAAAATGTCCCTAAAGTTGAAATAGCAAAAAGAGTTCAAGAAACTTTAAAAATGGTTCAATTAGAGGGGTTTGAAAAAAGACCTATTCAAAAATTGTCAGGTGGTCAAAGGCAACGTGTAGCGATAGCACGCGCAATTATTAATCAACCTCGCGTGGTTTTACTTGATGAACCATTGTCGGCTTTAGATTTGAAGTTACGTACAGAAATGCAATACGAACTGCGTGAACTTCAACAAAGACTTGGGATCACCTTTGTATTTGTTACCCATGATCAAGAAGAAGCATTGGCTATGAGTGATTGGATTTTCGTCATGAATGATGGTGAAATTGTTCAGTCAGGGACACCCGTTGATATTTACGACGAGCCGATTAATCATTTTGTTGCAAACTTTATTGGAGAATCTAACATCATTAATGGAACTATGATTGAGGATTATTTAGTATCCTTCAATGGAAAAACCTTTGAATCAGTTGATGGTGGGATGCGTCCAAATGAACCAGTAGAAGTAGTGATTCGTCCAGAAGATCTGCAGATTACTCTACCTGAAGAAGGTAAGCTCCAAGTTAAGGTTGACACTCAGTTATTCCGTGGTGTACATTACGAAATTATTGCTTATGATGAGCTTGGTAATGAGTGGATGATTCATTCTACTCGCAAAGCCATTGAGGGTGAAATTATTGGATTGTCCTTTACTCCAGAAGATATTCATATCATGCGTTTAAATGAAACAGAAGAAGAATTTGATGCACGTATTGAAGAATATGTTGATACCGATGAGCAGGAGGAGGGGCTGATTAACGCAATCGAGGAGGAACGTAATGAAGAAAACCTCTAA
- the murB gene encoding UDP-N-acetylmuramate dehydrogenase: MIEELAGIDIRINEPLKKYTYTKVGGPADYLVFPRNRIELTRVVKYANQHKIPWLVLGNASNLIVRDGGIRGFVIMFDKLNLITVDGYTIEAEAGANLIETTKVAKYHSLTGFEFACGIPGSIGGAIFMNAGAYGGEIANIFLSAKVLTPEGEIKTVTAREMAFGYRISAVQTSGDIVISAKFALNPGNFEQISQEMDRLNYLRRLKQPLEYPSCGSVFKRPPGHFAGQLIMEAGLKGYRIGGVEVSEKHAGFMINVDQGTARDYEQLIAHVIATVKTNSGVTLEREVRIIGEELT; the protein is encoded by the coding sequence ATGATTGAAGAACTTGCCGGAATTGATATCCGGATTAACGAACCTTTAAAAAAATACACTTATACCAAAGTTGGTGGACCTGCTGATTACTTGGTGTTTCCTCGTAATCGTATTGAATTAACACGGGTTGTTAAATATGCAAATCAGCACAAGATTCCTTGGTTGGTTCTTGGCAATGCAAGTAATCTCATTGTTCGAGATGGTGGCATTCGTGGCTTTGTGATTATGTTTGATAAACTTAATTTAATAACAGTTGATGGCTATACCATTGAAGCAGAAGCAGGGGCTAACCTGATAGAGACAACTAAGGTCGCTAAATATCATAGCTTAACTGGCTTTGAGTTTGCTTGTGGTATACCAGGAAGCATTGGTGGTGCTATTTTTATGAATGCTGGTGCCTACGGTGGTGAAATAGCTAACATCTTTCTTTCGGCTAAAGTCTTAACGCCAGAGGGGGAGATTAAAACAGTAACAGCGAGAGAAATGGCTTTTGGCTATCGGATATCTGCTGTCCAAACTAGTGGTGATATTGTTATTTCTGCTAAATTTGCTCTAAATCCAGGGAATTTTGAACAGATTTCCCAGGAAATGGATCGCCTTAATTATCTTAGGCGTCTAAAACAACCATTAGAATACCCTTCTTGTGGATCTGTCTTTAAGCGTCCTCCTGGCCACTTTGCTGGTCAGTTGATTATGGAAGCTGGCTTGAAAGGTTATCGGATTGGTGGTGTTGAAGTTTCGGAAAAACACGCAGGTTTCATGATTAATGTTGATCAAGGAACTGCGCGTGACTATGAACAATTAATAGCCCACGTTATTGCAACCGTCAAAACCAACTCTGGTGTTACCTTAGAGAGGGAAGTACGTATTATCGGGGAAGAGTTGACCTGA
- the folK gene encoding 2-amino-4-hydroxy-6-hydroxymethyldihydropteridine diphosphokinase — translation MTKIYLSLGSNMGNRKAYLEKAISQLSQLPKTHLAKISAIYETIAWGKTDQDNFLNLAACFETDLEPVTFLNHIHIIEKNLGRVRHEKWGPRTIDIDILLFGEVICKTKDLTIPHPFMTQRAFVLIPLLEINPDLKLNGENSYLSGYLSELPQNEIKSVVKVS, via the coding sequence ATGACAAAGATATATCTTAGTTTAGGCAGTAATATGGGAAATCGGAAGGCTTATCTCGAGAAAGCTATTAGTCAGTTATCACAGTTACCGAAAACACACTTAGCTAAAATTTCTGCTATTTATGAAACAATAGCTTGGGGTAAAACGGACCAAGATAATTTTTTAAACTTAGCTGCTTGTTTTGAGACTGATTTAGAACCTGTCACTTTTTTAAATCATATTCATATAATTGAAAAGAATCTTGGTAGAGTTCGTCATGAAAAATGGGGACCACGTACTATAGATATTGATATTCTACTTTTTGGTGAGGTAATATGTAAGACTAAAGACCTAACGATTCCTCACCCATTCATGACGCAACGAGCCTTTGTGCTTATTCCACTTTTGGAAATTAATCCTGATTTAAAACTTAATGGAGAAAATAGTTATTTATCAGGCTATCTCTCTGAATTACCACAGAATGAGATAAAAAGTGTGGTAAAAGTATCATAA
- the folB gene encoding dihydroneopterin aldolase: MDKIRLNGCRFYGYHGALAEEQVLGQIFVIDLELAVDLLSASKTDNLETTVHYGHVFERVKTIVESQRFALIERLGGAICDVLFQEFSMIEGITISIRKENPPIAGHYDSVGIILERRR, translated from the coding sequence ATGGATAAGATAAGGCTAAATGGTTGTCGTTTTTATGGCTACCACGGTGCATTGGCTGAAGAACAGGTCTTAGGGCAGATTTTTGTGATTGACTTAGAACTAGCTGTTGATTTGTTATCAGCCTCAAAAACTGACAACTTAGAAACAACTGTACATTATGGTCATGTTTTTGAAAGGGTCAAAACCATTGTTGAAAGCCAACGTTTTGCGCTGATTGAAAGATTAGGTGGTGCAATTTGTGATGTATTGTTTCAAGAATTCTCGATGATTGAAGGAATTACTATTTCTATCAGAAAAGAGAATCCACCTATTGCAGGACATTATGATTCTGTTGGTATTATTTTGGAGAGAAGAAGATGA
- the folP gene encoding dihydropteroate synthase gives MKIGKFSIAGNATIMGILNVTPDSFSDGGSYTGIEEAIAQVELMINQGATIIDVGGESTRPGYNFVPAEEEIARVVPIIKAIKERFNILVSIDTYKTQTAQAALEAGADILNDVWSGLYDGKMFALAAKWQVPIILMHNQKEEVYEHVVSDVCAFLTERAHQALQAGISKDNIWIDPGFGFAKNVEQNIELLKGLDKVCQLGYPVLFGISRKRVVDALLGGNTKALERDKGTAALSAYAIAKGCKIVRVHNIIENEAIVTVLEKLM, from the coding sequence GTGAAAATTGGTAAATTTTCAATTGCTGGGAATGCTACTATTATGGGGATTCTAAATGTAACACCTGATTCTTTTTCTGATGGTGGTTCCTATACCGGTATTGAAGAGGCTATAGCACAAGTGGAACTGATGATCAATCAAGGGGCTACTATTATTGATGTTGGTGGTGAATCTACTAGACCAGGTTATAATTTTGTACCTGCTGAAGAAGAGATTGCACGCGTTGTTCCAATTATTAAAGCTATTAAAGAAAGATTTAATATTTTAGTAAGTATTGATACTTATAAAACTCAGACAGCTCAGGCAGCCTTAGAGGCAGGTGCTGATATTTTAAATGATGTTTGGTCAGGACTTTATGATGGAAAAATGTTTGCACTAGCTGCTAAATGGCAGGTTCCTATTATTTTGATGCATAACCAAAAAGAGGAAGTCTACGAGCATGTTGTTTCAGATGTCTGCGCTTTTCTAACAGAGCGTGCGCATCAAGCATTACAAGCCGGCATTTCCAAGGATAATATCTGGATTGATCCAGGCTTTGGTTTTGCAAAGAATGTTGAACAAAATATAGAATTGTTAAAAGGTTTAGATAAGGTTTGTCAACTGGGGTATCCAGTTTTGTTTGGTATTTCACGTAAACGGGTAGTAGATGCTTTATTGGGGGGGAATACCAAAGCATTGGAGCGTGACAAGGGAACAGCTGCTTTATCAGCCTATGCTATCGCAAAAGGATGTAAAATTGTTCGCGTCCATAATATTATTGAGAATGAAGCTATTGTCACTGTTTTAGAGAAGTTAATGTGA
- the folE gene encoding GTP cyclohydrolase I FolE, with product MNSKKAEEAIYQLLEALGEDPQREGLIDTPKRVVKMYQEMFAGLEMNPKNEFTTVFAEETYDDIVLVKDIPFYSMCEHHLVPFYGKAHVAYIPRGGRVTGLSKLARAVEVASKRPQLQERLTSQIAIALEEALHPEGVFVLVEAEHMCMTMRGIKKPGSKTVTKMARGSFIEDRESQRYILELIKDK from the coding sequence ATGAATAGCAAAAAGGCAGAAGAAGCCATTTATCAGTTATTAGAAGCGCTGGGAGAAGACCCACAGCGTGAAGGGTTAATAGATACTCCAAAACGTGTTGTAAAAATGTATCAGGAGATGTTTGCGGGATTAGAGATGAATCCTAAAAATGAATTTACAACTGTTTTTGCTGAAGAAACTTATGATGATATTGTTTTGGTCAAAGACATTCCTTTTTACTCCATGTGTGAACACCATTTGGTGCCTTTTTATGGGAAGGCACACGTTGCTTATATCCCTAGGGGCGGCCGTGTAACTGGTTTGAGTAAATTAGCTCGTGCTGTAGAGGTTGCTAGTAAAAGACCCCAATTACAAGAACGTTTGACTAGTCAAATTGCGATTGCTTTAGAAGAAGCTCTACATCCAGAAGGTGTTTTTGTACTGGTTGAAGCGGAGCATATGTGTATGACGATGCGTGGAATTAAGAAACCTGGCAGTAAAACCGTGACCAAAATGGCCAGAGGCTCATTTATAGAAGATCGCGAAAGCCAACGGTATATTTTAGAATTAATTAAAGATAAGTAG
- a CDS encoding bifunctional folylpolyglutamate synthase/dihydrofolate synthase, producing MLYEEALEWIHGQTKFGIRPGLKRVFWVLEKLGNPQNNIFGIHVVGTNGKGSTVNNLQRILTASSYDVGTFTSPFIMDFRERISVNGHMISKTDLVICCNVIKPLTERIPIETDLGPITEFEIITIIMFYYFGKLHPVDIAIIEAGLGGLYDSTNVFKAFAIICPSIGLDHQDILGETYAQIAEQKAGVIKGGEKVLFAIDNAEARQVFLEKSQKSGSQVYQYEVDYNMQKMGNVYQFLSIQGSISGIKLAMPGQHQVANAAHAIQACQLLKNKFPLINDDAIRAGLEKNYWLGRTELMLPNLMIDGAHNKESIQALVDVLKTDYKGRHIHILVAAINTKPIEQMLDLLQEVGDLEVTTFNYPRAFELDDYPLELPRNKSFKDWLTKMDVKASKDFYVITGSLYFISEVRQFFKKSVKGEDREDFCDE from the coding sequence ATGTTATATGAAGAAGCTCTAGAATGGATCCACGGACAAACGAAATTTGGAATTAGACCTGGTTTGAAACGTGTTTTCTGGGTCTTGGAAAAATTAGGAAATCCCCAAAATAACATTTTTGGGATTCATGTTGTGGGAACAAATGGTAAAGGGTCAACAGTAAATAATTTGCAACGCATTTTAACTGCTTCTAGTTATGACGTTGGTACCTTTACGTCGCCTTTTATTATGGACTTTCGAGAACGGATTAGCGTCAACGGTCACATGATTAGTAAAACGGATTTGGTAATATGCTGTAACGTGATTAAACCACTGACAGAAAGAATCCCTATTGAAACAGATTTAGGTCCCATTACGGAATTTGAAATTATTACCATCATCATGTTTTATTATTTTGGTAAGCTACATCCCGTTGATATTGCTATTATTGAAGCAGGTTTAGGTGGTCTATATGATTCGACAAATGTTTTTAAAGCCTTTGCAATCATCTGTCCCTCCATTGGTCTAGATCATCAAGATATTTTGGGTGAGACCTATGCTCAAATTGCAGAACAAAAAGCTGGTGTCATAAAAGGCGGTGAAAAAGTTCTATTCGCTATTGATAATGCAGAAGCTAGACAGGTTTTTCTCGAAAAAAGCCAAAAGAGCGGTAGCCAAGTTTATCAGTACGAAGTGGATTATAACATGCAAAAGATGGGTAATGTTTACCAATTTTTGTCTATACAGGGCTCCATTTCTGGGATTAAACTTGCTATGCCAGGTCAACATCAGGTGGCTAATGCGGCGCATGCTATACAGGCGTGTCAATTGCTAAAAAATAAGTTTCCCCTCATTAACGATGACGCTATTCGTGCGGGATTAGAGAAGAACTACTGGTTGGGGCGGACAGAATTAATGCTCCCTAATCTGATGATTGATGGCGCACATAACAAAGAAAGTATCCAAGCTTTGGTTGATGTTCTAAAGACAGACTACAAGGGCCGCCATATCCACATTTTAGTGGCTGCCATTAACACTAAGCCAATTGAGCAAATGCTGGATCTTCTTCAAGAAGTTGGAGATTTGGAAGTCACAACTTTTAATTACCCGAGAGCATTTGAGCTTGATGATTATCCTTTGGAGCTTCCACGAAATAAAAGCTTCAAGGACTGGTTAACTAAAATGGATGTTAAAGCCAGTAAGGATTTTTATGTGATAACGGGTTCTTTATATTTTATTTCAGAAGTTAGACAATTTTTCAAAAAAAGCGTAAAAGGCGAAGACAGAGAGGATTTTTGCGATGAATAG
- the thrB gene encoding homoserine kinase — protein sequence MIIKVPATSANIGPGFDSIGIAVTKYLEVEVLEETAEWFIEHKLDGVPRDDHNLLVQTVLRVAPNVQPHHLIMRSDIPLARGLGSSSAVIVAGIELANQLADLQLSMDRKFELANQFEGHPDNVAPALFGQFVIASQLDNQLDYIQAPFPQVGLVAFIPNYELKTSDSRNVLPHQLSYKQAVSASSVANLAIAALLKGDMIKAGRAIENDHFHEVYRQKLVKEFHSIKATAKIEGAYATYLSGAGPTVMTLCPKEKVSSILEHLGNLELNGELVSLEIDKKGLQVLA from the coding sequence ATGATAATTAAGGTACCAGCCACTTCAGCCAATATCGGACCCGGTTTTGATTCTATAGGGATTGCAGTTACTAAATATCTAGAAGTAGAAGTATTAGAAGAAACCGCAGAGTGGTTTATTGAACATAAGCTTGACGGAGTTCCAAGGGATGACCACAATTTATTAGTTCAGACAGTTCTTCGAGTTGCGCCGAATGTCCAGCCTCATCACCTTATTATGCGTTCAGATATTCCTTTGGCGCGTGGATTGGGATCATCTTCGGCAGTCATTGTAGCAGGTATAGAATTAGCCAATCAATTAGCAGATTTACAATTAAGTATGGATCGTAAGTTTGAATTAGCTAACCAATTTGAGGGGCATCCTGATAATGTTGCACCAGCTCTTTTTGGGCAATTTGTTATTGCTTCACAACTCGATAATCAACTAGACTATATTCAGGCACCCTTTCCACAAGTTGGTTTGGTAGCTTTTATACCAAATTATGAATTAAAAACATCTGACTCTAGAAATGTGCTACCCCATCAACTGTCCTATAAACAAGCTGTTTCTGCCTCATCTGTAGCAAATTTGGCTATTGCTGCCCTTTTAAAGGGAGACATGATCAAAGCTGGACGAGCCATTGAAAATGATCACTTTCATGAGGTATACCGCCAAAAGCTAGTTAAAGAATTCCATTCTATTAAAGCAACAGCAAAAATAGAAGGCGCTTATGCTACCTACCTGTCTGGAGCTGGACCTACAGTGATGACCTTATGCCCGAAAGAAAAAGTGAGTTCCATACTTGAACATCTTGGAAACTTGGAATTGAATGGTGAGTTAGTTTCCTTAGAGATTGATAAAAAGGGCTTGCAAGTTTTAGCTTAG
- a CDS encoding homoserine dehydrogenase — translation MSLKIALLGFGTVASGLPFLLEKNGDKIKSAAGEQLQISKILIRDDAEKARLNAMGYDYQFVTSIDEILSDSDISIVVELIGRIEPAKTYIIKALQAGKHVVTANKDLIALHGKEIRELAESKALAFYYEAAVAGGIPILRTLANSFTSDKIQGVFGVLNGTSNFMMTKMVEEGWSYEKALARAQALGYAESDPTNDVEGIDAAYKVAILSQFAFGVSLDFEDVSHQGISTITTEDVAVAQQLGYVIKLVGRLEEKTSGIWADVAPTFIPKTHPLANVNDVMNAVFVESIGIGQSMFYGPGAGQKPTATSVMADIIRIARRLKEGTVGKPFNAFSCPVRLAEKIDRTSRYYITINTPNQNGRLLRLASIISGQGISCQQLLEQQVDDTCTRLVIMTHLMNQLQLDAIKQQISQEADWHLLNVFKVLGDNHDN, via the coding sequence ATGTCTTTAAAAATTGCTTTATTAGGCTTTGGCACTGTTGCCAGTGGGTTACCATTTCTATTAGAAAAAAATGGTGATAAGATAAAAAGTGCTGCTGGCGAGCAATTGCAAATATCTAAGATCTTAATTAGAGATGACGCTGAGAAAGCGCGCCTAAATGCAATGGGCTACGATTACCAATTTGTCACTTCTATTGATGAAATTTTGTCAGACAGTGATATTTCTATTGTTGTTGAACTTATTGGACGGATTGAGCCTGCTAAAACTTATATTATAAAAGCTTTGCAAGCTGGTAAGCATGTGGTCACTGCTAATAAGGATTTGATTGCTTTACATGGTAAAGAAATCAGGGAACTGGCAGAATCTAAGGCACTTGCTTTTTATTACGAAGCAGCAGTTGCTGGAGGTATTCCAATTTTAAGAACTTTAGCTAATTCTTTCACGTCAGATAAAATACAAGGTGTTTTTGGCGTTTTGAATGGGACTTCAAACTTTATGATGACTAAAATGGTTGAAGAAGGATGGTCTTATGAAAAAGCTTTAGCTAGAGCCCAAGCCTTAGGCTATGCAGAAAGTGACCCAACAAATGATGTGGAAGGTATAGATGCCGCCTATAAAGTAGCCATCCTAAGTCAGTTTGCTTTTGGCGTGTCTTTGGATTTTGAAGATGTCAGCCATCAAGGAATTTCAACAATTACAACTGAAGATGTAGCTGTCGCTCAGCAACTAGGCTATGTCATTAAGTTAGTAGGAAGGTTGGAAGAAAAAACTAGTGGTATTTGGGCTGATGTAGCGCCAACTTTTATTCCTAAAACTCATCCATTAGCTAATGTCAATGATGTGATGAATGCAGTATTTGTTGAGTCTATTGGCATTGGTCAGTCAATGTTTTACGGGCCAGGTGCTGGTCAAAAACCAACCGCAACTTCAGTTATGGCAGATATCATTCGTATTGCTAGACGATTAAAGGAAGGAACTGTTGGTAAACCTTTCAACGCCTTTAGCTGTCCTGTTAGGTTAGCAGAAAAAATTGATAGAACCAGCCGCTATTATATTACTATTAACACGCCAAACCAAAATGGTCGATTGCTCCGTCTTGCCTCTATCATTAGTGGTCAAGGTATTTCTTGCCAACAATTGTTAGAACAACAGGTTGATGACACTTGTACTCGCCTTGTAATCATGACGCATTTGATGAATCAATTGCAGCTAGATGCCATTAAGCAGCAGATTAGCCAGGAAGCGGACTGGCACTTGCTAAATGTCTTTAAAGTATTGGGGGATAACCATGATAATTAA